In Beijerinckia indica subsp. indica ATCC 9039, the genomic window CGATCGACGAATATCTCCAGAAGGAACGTGTCTATATCGACGAAGCCATAGAGCAATATGGCGAACAGACCCCCTTCAAGAAGGGACCTTGACCCTCATCCATTCCTGGCCGATGTCTTTCCATCATCGACCATGCGAGGAAGCGGATGAGCACTCCGGCCTACGACGAGAACAATATTTTCGCCAAAATTCTGCGCGGCGAAATGCCGTGCACCAAGGTCTATGAGGATGACGTAGCACTCGCCTTCATGGACATCATGCCGCGCGCCGACGGCCATGTGCTGGTCATCCCCAAGAAAGCTGGCCGCAATCTTCTCGATATAGACGCCGAGGCCCTCGCCCAATTGATGCCACGTGTGCAGAAAGTGGCGCGCGCCGTCAAAAAGGCCGTCGCCGCGGATGGCATCACGCTGCATCAATATAATGAAAGCGCGGGCGGACAGGTCATTTTCCACCTGCATTTCCATATTCTGCCACGCTGGGCAGGCGTGGAATTGCGGCCGCATACAGGAGAAATGGCCAAGCCAGAGGCTTTGGCGGCGCTTGCGGAAAAGATCATCGCCGCGCTGGCCTGAACAAGCGTGCCCAGATGGATGCCTAAAAATACAAAGCCGGCGCTTGCCTGAGCAAGCGCCGGCTTTGTTTGTCCGCGAGCTCCCCTTAAGGAAGCCCGCGCGCTTTCATGAGACTCAGTTCTTGGGCTCGCCGCTGCTCACCGTCTCCGATTCATCTCCCTCGGACGGATCGATTTTGTTGAGCTCATCATCCGAGCCTGCGTCCTCGGTCTTCTTGCGGGCTTTGGCGCGACGCACTTCCGGTTCGGCCCGAACGCGCTTCTTGCTCGCCTCGACGATTTCCTTGTCGGGACGCGGCAGCACCGGCCCCTCAGGATAAAGGAAGCCAAGCTTTTTGGCTCCATTCTCGTCCGTGGTGACCATGACCTTGACCGTACCACCATTTTTCAGCCGGCCGAACAAGACTTCATCAGCCAAGGGAGTCTTGATCGTCTGCTGAATGACCCGCGCCATGGGCCTGGCGCCCATCTGCTGATCATAGCCATGTTCGACAAGCCAATTGCGGGCCTCGTCGGTCAGCTCGATCGTGACATTGCGATCGGCGAGCTGTGCCTCGAGCTGCATGATGAACTTGTCGACCACCTTGACGATCACTTCCGGCGGCAGATGGCCGAAGGTCACGATCGCATCGAGACGGTTGCGGAATTCCGGGGCGAACAGACGGTTGATCGCCTCGAGATCCTCACCTTCCCGCTTGTTCTGCGTGAAGCCATAGGCCGCACGCTGCATGTCGGCGGCGCCGGCATTGGTTGTCATGATCAAGATGACATTGCGGAAATCGACCTGCTTGCCGCTATGGTCGGTCAGCTTGCCGTGATCCATGACCTGCAAAAGGATATTGTAGAGGTCTGGATGCGCCTTCTCGATTTCGTCGAGCAGCAGCACGCAATGGGGATGCTGATCGATCGAATCGGTCAGGAGACCGCCCTGATCGAAGCCGACATAGCCGGGAGGCGCGCCGATGAGGCGGGACACGGTATGCCGTTCCATATATTCCGACATGTCGAAGCGGACGAGTTCGACGCCGAGGCTTGTGGCGAGCTGGCGAGCGACCTCCGTCTTACCGACGCCCGTCGGGCCCGAGAAGAGATAGGAGC contains:
- a CDS encoding HIT family protein, encoding MSTPAYDENNIFAKILRGEMPCTKVYEDDVALAFMDIMPRADGHVLVIPKKAGRNLLDIDAEALAQLMPRVQKVARAVKKAVAADGITLHQYNESAGGQVIFHLHFHILPRWAGVELRPHTGEMAKPEALAALAEKIIAALA